The window GCGCGCCCAACTCGCATCGGTTCCGGCGCTGTCGATCGCCGGCGAACTGATGTTCGCCGCGACGCTTCTGATCGTCGGCGCCAACACCATCCGGCGGGCGGTCCTGCCGATAAACGGCATCGCGGCGGCACGCGCGCGCGGCACCGGCACGGCGTGCTTCGTCTTAGGCCTTCTCGCAGCGCTGACCAATCCCATCAGCCTCGCCTTCTTCACCAGCGTCGTTCTGAGCGTGCCTGCCGAGGCGCTCGCCCAGTCGCGCGTCATGCTGCCGATCGGGGTCTTCGTCATGGCGCTGGGCTGGTTCAGCCTCGTCGGCCTCGCTGTCTCGTCCGCCATGGCGCGCTCGATCTCGTCGCGCATCACCAAGCCTGTCCAGGCAGGCGCAGGCGTGTTCATGGTCGCGATCGCGATCGCGACGCTTCAGGGTGCTGGCGGCTGAGGGATGGGACGGCCGTGGAACATCGCGTCGACTTCGGCCAGAACGCGCGGCCATTCCTGGAAGAACAGGAGCTGCCCCGCATTCTCGACGATCTCGATGTCGAGATGCGGAAACTCGACGATCAGTTCGCGCACCGTCTCGGCCGGGGTCTGCGGATCCTCCGCGCCCTGCAAAAGCCGCACCGGCACCGGGCATTCCCGCACCAGCATGCTCCAGTTGCGCTCGCCGTCGATCACCTCGCGGGCGAACGCCTGATGCGCCGAATGCGCCTTGCTCAGGCACACATCGGAGCCGACCAGAATGGCATCGCGAATTTCCGGGATCGAGAAGGTGCGCAGATCGGACGGTGACCCGGCATTGACCGAGCGGAAGAAGCGCTCCTTGCCGATCTGCTTGGCGAAGGCGAAGCCGGCCTTGTTGATGAAGGGCAGGATCTGCGGTGCGTAGCGCGCATTCGCGAGCACGAAGCGATGCCATTTGTGCATCCGCTCATACTGCTCCGCATTGATGACCGGCAGTGCGGCCGAGCACCCCATGATGAACGCGACGCGATCGGGCGCCAGCGTCGCAAGCTGCATGGCGTGACGCAGATCGGCGGTCAGCGCGATCACCGCGCAGCGCTCGACGCCGCAATGATCGAGCAGCGCCAGAAGGTCACGCGCCGTCTCCAGCCGGTAATCGGCGTTGGCCGACAATGGCGTCGAATGCCCGTATCCCGCGCGCACCGGCGAGATGACCCGCATACCCATCGCTTCGGCGGCCAGTTCGGCGGACCGTGGCCAGCGGATCATTCCGTAATCCATCGGCAGATAGAGGCAGGCCCAGCCGTCTTTCGCGCCGAACTCGATGAAATCGAACCGCCGGCCGTCCGGCCGTTTCATCGTCTGGAACGGGATCGGAAGCACGGTGTCCTCGTCCCCACTGTCGGGCGGCGGCTCCACCGTCGCGCCGATCACGTCCATGAGGCCGAGCGTGATGCGGATCAGCTCTGCCTGTGAATGCGTCTCGGTCTTGGCGAGGATCGCGCTGATCTGGGTCCGCACGGTGGCGAACGACCGGTCGCGCTCGGTCGCGATCTCCTTCACCGACCGGCCTTCCACCAGTGCCTTGACGACCTCAACCTCCGCCGCCGTGAGGCCGAAGGCGTCGCGGATCGCGCTCGAAAGATGCGACGGCCAGCCGAGTTCCGTCGTGCGGACGAGGATTTGCGTTTCACCCGCAGAGGATTGCTGACGCGACAGGTGAAACACGATCGACCGCTGCGTCGTCTGCGAGGTGAAGCGCAGCAGCATCGGCGGCTGTTCGCGCTGCACCAGAAGCTTGCGGACCGAACTCTGCAAGGCGTTCAGATCGTGTTCGTCGAGGGGGAGCCGCGAGAGCCGGTCGCCCGACTTCACCCCGAGCCCGGATTCCGCGATCGGATTGGCGCGGGCGATCCGCATGGTCGCGTCGACGATGAGGGACGCCTTGTTTTCCGCTGCGAAGAGCAATTCGGCCGGCTCATCGCCGGTCTGGTCGAGCCGTTCGAGGAAGATATCGGCGCGTTGCAGATGGGCTTCGATCGCCTCATCGACGAAAATCGGCGTCTCGTCTTCGCGCAGGCCGAGCCGGTAGGTGGAGAGGCGCCGATCCCAGACGTCCATCATTTCTTCGAAACGAATGGGGTCGACAGCAACGTCGTAGATGCGATCTATGATCTGGGACGTCTCGTCACGGTCCGACAACGTGGGAATCCTCGCCACATCAATGCGCTGAATGCCATGAAATCCGGGGCGCTGCCTCTCCCGAGCGATTGGCATGCGTAAGGTTGGGTTGCGCCCCTTCAGGTTGCAGGTTGTACCATCGGAATGCTGCAATCAAGTCATTCCAAGAAAACTCGGTTCCGTAGCGTCACATGTGCCGTGCCGCCCGCATGATTACTTCCCCTCGATCTGGATCGAGGCCGGTCCCGGTGTCTTGAAATGCCGTGCGACGGTTGCCCAAGACGGCGATTCGCCTTAAGCGGTCGAGCTTAGGGGCGCTGACTGACCGACCGACCGATTTGATCGGATAGCTGAGGAGAGGATTTCCAGATGATGATGAAAAAGGCGATGATTGCCGCTGCCGCCGCTGCACTTCTGGCAGGCTGCACCACCGATCCCTACACGGGACAGCAGAAGATCGGCAACACCGCCATGGGTGCGGGACTCGGCGCGGCGGCTGGTGCGGGCCTCGGCCTGCTTGCAGGCGGCGACGACCGCCGAAACGCGCTGATCGGCGCTGGCATCGGCGCGCTCGCCGGCGGCGCGATCGGCGGCTACATGGATCAGCAGGAGGCCGAATTGCGCGGCTATCTGCAGGGCACGGGGGTCTCGGTCACCCGCAACGGCGACCAGATCGTGCTCAACATGCCGTCCAACGTCACATTCGCGACGGACCAGGACCAGGTGATTCCGGCCTTCTACCAGACGCTGAACGCGGTCGGGCTGGTGCTCAAGAAGTACAATCGTACCTTCGTCGACATCAACGGCCACACCGATTCCACGGGCAGCGCAGGCTACAATATGGGCCTCTCGCAGCGCCGCGCGACGTCGGTCGCCAACTACCTGTCGACGCAGGGCGTCGATGGCCGCCGCTTTGCGATCAACGGCTTTGGCGATACGCGGCCGATCGCCAGCAACGCAACCGAGGACGGTCGCGCGCAGAACCGCCGCGTCGAAATCTATCTCTCGCCGGTGACCTGAACCGGTCGTTTCAGACGACGAGCAAACGGGCAGGGCGCGTCATACGACGCGCCCTTTTCTTATGGCGTGCCGGTGTCGTTTCCGAATCCGGCTTCATGCGCCTTCACGTCACCCACGAGCGCCAGCGCGGCTTCGAAGGTCGAATCTTCATAGGTGGCGACCACCGATTGGCTCTCCACCGTAAGCTTTGCTCCTGCCATGCCGCGCCGAACCGCCTCGCGAAAA is drawn from Mesorhizobium sp. CAU 1732 and contains these coding sequences:
- a CDS encoding LuxR C-terminal-related transcriptional regulator, coding for MSDRDETSQIIDRIYDVAVDPIRFEEMMDVWDRRLSTYRLGLREDETPIFVDEAIEAHLQRADIFLERLDQTGDEPAELLFAAENKASLIVDATMRIARANPIAESGLGVKSGDRLSRLPLDEHDLNALQSSVRKLLVQREQPPMLLRFTSQTTQRSIVFHLSRQQSSAGETQILVRTTELGWPSHLSSAIRDAFGLTAAEVEVVKALVEGRSVKEIATERDRSFATVRTQISAILAKTETHSQAELIRITLGLMDVIGATVEPPPDSGDEDTVLPIPFQTMKRPDGRRFDFIEFGAKDGWACLYLPMDYGMIRWPRSAELAAEAMGMRVISPVRAGYGHSTPLSANADYRLETARDLLALLDHCGVERCAVIALTADLRHAMQLATLAPDRVAFIMGCSAALPVINAEQYERMHKWHRFVLANARYAPQILPFINKAGFAFAKQIGKERFFRSVNAGSPSDLRTFSIPEIRDAILVGSDVCLSKAHSAHQAFAREVIDGERNWSMLVRECPVPVRLLQGAEDPQTPAETVRELIVEFPHLDIEIVENAGQLLFFQEWPRVLAEVDAMFHGRPIPQPPAP
- a CDS encoding LysE family transporter — protein: MQFFVEAMPVGMLPFVAGYGALLIVPGPSMLAVSSAGMRGARRCAGAAAFGVAIGTALLILGVFQARAQLASVPALSIAGELMFAATLLIVGANTIRRAVLPINGIAAARARGTGTACFVLGLLAALTNPISLAFFTSVVLSVPAEALAQSRVMLPIGVFVMALGWFSLVGLAVSSAMARSISSRITKPVQAGAGVFMVAIAIATLQGAGG
- a CDS encoding OmpA family protein — its product is MMKKAMIAAAAAALLAGCTTDPYTGQQKIGNTAMGAGLGAAAGAGLGLLAGGDDRRNALIGAGIGALAGGAIGGYMDQQEAELRGYLQGTGVSVTRNGDQIVLNMPSNVTFATDQDQVIPAFYQTLNAVGLVLKKYNRTFVDINGHTDSTGSAGYNMGLSQRRATSVANYLSTQGVDGRRFAINGFGDTRPIASNATEDGRAQNRRVEIYLSPVT